In Oryzihumus leptocrescens, the following are encoded in one genomic region:
- a CDS encoding lysophospholipid acyltransferase family protein: MMLLTRHEWRGVENLPETGGFVVSPNHLSYIDPIAFAHFLYDNGHPPYFLAKEEVFRIPLIGRLLRAADQIPVYRGSSQAIEAFRAAVVAIEAGKCVPIFPEGTLTRDPGMWPMTGRTGAARVALTTHCPVIPVAQWGPQEILEPYGKRPRFFPRKTMHVWAGPAVDLSDLYGQPLDRATLREATDRIMDAITGLLEQIRGEQAPAQRFDVRSSGLPETGNPRRARREPPAGAAGGQA; encoded by the coding sequence ATGATGCTGCTGACCCGGCACGAGTGGCGCGGCGTCGAGAACCTCCCCGAGACGGGCGGGTTCGTCGTCAGCCCCAACCACCTGTCCTACATCGACCCGATCGCGTTCGCGCACTTCCTCTACGACAACGGCCACCCGCCCTACTTCCTGGCCAAGGAGGAGGTCTTCCGCATCCCGCTGATCGGCCGGCTGCTGCGCGCCGCCGACCAGATCCCCGTGTATCGCGGCTCCTCCCAGGCCATCGAGGCCTTCCGTGCCGCCGTGGTCGCCATCGAGGCGGGCAAGTGCGTGCCGATCTTCCCCGAGGGCACGCTGACCCGGGACCCCGGGATGTGGCCGATGACCGGTCGCACCGGGGCTGCGCGGGTGGCGCTGACCACCCACTGCCCCGTCATCCCGGTGGCGCAGTGGGGGCCCCAGGAGATCCTCGAGCCCTACGGCAAGCGCCCGCGGTTCTTCCCCCGCAAGACGATGCACGTGTGGGCCGGTCCCGCCGTGGACCTCAGCGACCTGTACGGTCAGCCCCTCGACCGGGCAACCCTGCGCGAGGCGACCGACCGCATCATGGACGCGATCACGGGGCTGCTGGAGCAGATCCGGGGCGAGCAGGCCCCGGCGCAGCGCTTCGACGTTCGCTCGTCCGGGCTGCCCGAGACCGGCAACCCCCGCCGGGCTCGACGTGAACCGCCCGCGGGGGCAGCAGGAGGACAGGCATGA
- the cofC gene encoding 2-phospho-L-lactate guanylyltransferase, producing the protein MSTGEQQRWRVVVPVKGQLSAKSRLHPPAGVLRSDLAHAFAIDTLAAVHACMPVGRLLVVTSDELTRGWARERDVDVTADPGSGLNDAVRAGLASLEARHGEGHTAVLLGDLPTLRPVDLARALAACCEHERSFVPDAEGTGTVLLAAHAGGSINPRFGSGSANAHERDHTRLDLDLPHLRSDVDDDVALARAVSLGVGPRTAQVLASRRH; encoded by the coding sequence ATGAGCACGGGAGAGCAGCAGCGGTGGCGCGTCGTCGTGCCGGTCAAGGGCCAGCTGTCGGCCAAGAGCCGCCTGCACCCGCCGGCGGGGGTGCTCCGCTCCGACCTCGCGCACGCGTTCGCGATCGACACCCTGGCCGCGGTCCATGCCTGTATGCCGGTGGGCCGGCTCCTGGTGGTCACCTCCGACGAGCTCACCCGCGGCTGGGCCCGCGAGCGCGACGTCGACGTCACCGCCGACCCCGGCTCGGGGCTCAACGACGCGGTCCGCGCGGGCCTGGCCTCGCTGGAGGCGCGGCACGGGGAGGGCCATACCGCGGTGCTGCTCGGCGACCTGCCGACCCTGCGGCCCGTTGACCTGGCCCGGGCGCTGGCCGCCTGCTGCGAGCACGAGCGCAGCTTCGTCCCGGACGCCGAGGGCACCGGGACCGTGCTGCTCGCCGCCCATGCGGGCGGGTCGATCAACCCGCGGTTCGGCTCGGGGTCGGCGAACGCCCACGAGCGTGACCACACCCGGCTGGACCTGGACCTGCCGCACCTGCGCTCGGACGTGGACGACGACGTGGCCCTCGCGCGCGCGGTGTCCCTGGGTGTCGGCCCGCGCACCGCGCAGGTCCTGGCCTCGCGCCGGCACTAG
- a CDS encoding NAD(P)H-dependent glycerol-3-phosphate dehydrogenase gives MTRAAVFTAGSWGTAFAAVLGDAGTTVRMWARRQEVVDQINTERVNRDYQPDLVLPDNVSATTDPAEAVEGAQIVVLSVPSQKLRENLVHWADLIPRDAAVVSLMKGVELGTTKRMSEVIAEVGKVEPERIAVLSGPNLSPEIAAKQPAASVVACLDHAVAEMVADACAAPYFRPYTATDVIGTELGGAVKNVVALAAGMAEGMGMGDNSKASIITRGLAETTRLGVALGADPATFSGLAGVGDLIATCMSPLSRNRTFGVNLGKGMTVEEVIAVTKQTAEGVKSCEAILDLARHHGVDVPIIENVAAVVHDGRTPEEVVRALMARRLKAEKH, from the coding sequence ATGACGCGGGCCGCGGTGTTCACCGCCGGGAGCTGGGGCACGGCCTTCGCGGCGGTGCTCGGGGATGCGGGCACGACGGTGCGGATGTGGGCCCGGCGCCAGGAGGTCGTCGACCAGATCAACACCGAACGGGTCAACCGCGACTACCAGCCCGACCTGGTCCTGCCCGACAACGTCTCGGCCACCACCGACCCGGCCGAGGCCGTCGAGGGCGCCCAGATCGTGGTGCTGTCGGTGCCGTCCCAGAAGCTGCGCGAGAACCTCGTCCACTGGGCCGACCTCATCCCGCGTGACGCCGCCGTCGTCTCGCTGATGAAGGGCGTCGAGCTCGGCACCACCAAGCGGATGAGCGAGGTCATCGCCGAGGTCGGCAAGGTCGAGCCGGAGCGGATCGCCGTGCTCTCCGGCCCCAACCTCTCACCCGAGATCGCCGCCAAGCAGCCGGCGGCCAGTGTGGTGGCGTGCCTCGACCACGCCGTCGCCGAGATGGTCGCCGACGCCTGCGCCGCACCCTACTTCCGGCCCTACACCGCCACCGACGTCATCGGCACCGAGCTCGGCGGGGCGGTCAAGAACGTCGTCGCGCTGGCGGCCGGCATGGCCGAGGGCATGGGCATGGGCGACAACTCCAAGGCCTCGATCATCACCCGCGGCCTGGCCGAGACCACCCGGCTGGGCGTGGCGCTGGGCGCCGACCCGGCGACGTTCTCCGGCCTGGCGGGGGTCGGTGACCTCATCGCCACGTGCATGTCACCGCTGTCCCGCAACCGCACCTTCGGGGTCAACCTCGGCAAGGGGATGACCGTCGAGGAGGTCATCGCGGTGACGAAGCAGACCGCCGAGGGCGTGAAGTCCTGCGAGGCGATCCTCGACCTGGCCCGCCACCACGGCGTCGACGTGCCGATCATCGAGAACGTCGCCGCGGTCGTCCACGACGGGCGCACGCCCGAGGAGGTCGTGCGCGCCCTGATGGCCCGGCGGCTCAAGGCCGAGAAGCACTGA
- a CDS encoding MFS transporter: MPGSTYPSRPVRWWIFATVLVADVLDLLSTTVTNIAAPSIVRDLSAPASLTPWLGASYALALGSSLVLGARLGDRYGTRRLFLLGVAGFALASLACALATGAVGIVIARIAQGAFGALLIPQGFSILLRTFPRDELGAVFGVFGPLLGVSAISGPVLAALLIRANPFDLGWRSIFVVNVVLGVGLFACAARLLPRQAGNRDVVLAPAASMLLMGGLGALLGGLISGSGGTWSTRAVALVALGFVLLLAFVRHQVRSRNPLLTPSLFRHVSFVAGLVVGSVFFAATAGLLYVTSLYLQDGLGLAALPTAAVMAPMSLGIIIASFSVRSSIERLGRRLVTAGLALVGLGVLAYTASVHYAPHSLWLLVCPLFVCGLGMGCCFGSLFAVALGEVSEEQAGSASGTLNAVQQLASSVGAALISTTYLAGTSATGSGHAVIRSLLVVLAVIAACFTCLPLLPRRAAAEAH, encoded by the coding sequence ATGCCCGGAAGCACCTACCCCTCACGGCCCGTCCGCTGGTGGATCTTCGCCACCGTCCTGGTCGCCGACGTCCTGGACCTGCTCAGCACCACGGTCACGAACATTGCCGCACCCTCGATCGTGCGGGACCTCTCCGCCCCCGCCAGCCTGACCCCGTGGCTGGGTGCCAGCTATGCGCTGGCCCTCGGCTCCTCCCTCGTTCTCGGCGCAAGGCTGGGTGACCGGTACGGAACGCGCCGGCTGTTCCTCCTGGGCGTGGCCGGGTTCGCCCTGGCCTCGCTCGCCTGCGCCCTCGCCACCGGCGCGGTCGGCATCGTCATCGCCCGTATCGCGCAGGGAGCCTTCGGCGCCCTGCTCATCCCGCAGGGCTTCAGCATCCTCCTGCGCACCTTCCCGCGTGATGAGCTCGGCGCGGTGTTCGGCGTGTTCGGCCCCCTGCTCGGCGTCAGCGCGATCAGCGGCCCCGTCCTGGCCGCCCTGCTCATCCGCGCCAACCCCTTCGACCTCGGCTGGCGGTCGATCTTCGTCGTCAACGTCGTCCTCGGAGTGGGCCTGTTCGCCTGCGCGGCCCGGCTGCTGCCGCGTCAGGCCGGCAACCGGGACGTGGTCCTCGCTCCCGCCGCGTCGATGCTGCTGATGGGTGGCCTGGGCGCCCTGCTCGGCGGACTCATCAGCGGCAGCGGCGGCACCTGGAGCACCCGAGCGGTCGCGCTGGTCGCCCTCGGGTTCGTGTTGCTGCTGGCCTTCGTCCGCCACCAGGTGCGCAGCAGGAACCCGCTGCTGACACCCTCGCTGTTCCGCCACGTGAGCTTCGTCGCGGGTCTCGTCGTCGGGTCGGTCTTCTTCGCCGCGACGGCGGGGCTGCTCTACGTGACGTCGCTGTACCTCCAGGACGGACTCGGGCTGGCGGCCCTGCCGACCGCGGCGGTCATGGCCCCGATGTCGCTCGGGATCATCATCGCCTCGTTCTCCGTGCGCAGCTCCATCGAACGGCTGGGCCGCCGCCTGGTCACCGCCGGGCTCGCGCTCGTCGGCCTCGGCGTCCTGGCGTACACGGCCTCGGTCCACTACGCCCCGCATTCCCTGTGGCTGCTGGTGTGTCCCCTGTTCGTGTGCGGGCTCGGCATGGGCTGCTGTTTCGGGTCGCTGTTCGCGGTGGCGCTGGGAGAGGTCTCGGAGGAGCAGGCGGGCAGTGCCTCAGGCACCCTCAACGCCGTCCAGCAGCTCGCCAGCTCCGTCGGTGCGGCGTTGATCTCGACGACCTACCTGGC